Within the Phycodurus eques isolate BA_2022a chromosome 15, UOR_Pequ_1.1, whole genome shotgun sequence genome, the region CGTCGGCTGTCTGTAGGTCTAGATTTGGACCTTTTTTCCACGTTTCTCACCTCTTTTACGCCGTTTGAGCACGACTCGTCCTCACTTCCTGTTTCCGATATTGACTGATGAGCTCATCCGAGGCGCTGCTGCCATCTGCTGGTGATTtgtatggcaaaaaaaaaaaaggattccaGTCTTCAAAGTTCCAGTGGAGCTGCGCCAGGCCCTTCTCAGCCCcgcaattgaaaaacaaaacgcagTTGACGGGTTTTTGTCATTGACGAATTTGTCCATGgcaggaaaatatatatatattttttaaaaacgtcatttaattcaatattctttatcataccactagagggcgcCCAGATAAAACACTTTGACCCCCCCTGGTTTAGAGCGTTTACTGTATTTgcaaaaaatgatcaaaataccAACAAACGATCCTTTACAATCTATTTGGTCTCAGTTTTTTTCTAGAGCCGAATATTGGCCCAATGGTGAATTCATCTCCCTATTACTTGAAAAACAGGagcatgtctttttttccatttgcgtTCAATACACTTGAATAAGTTCGTCCCAGCGCTCGAGCGGCCACACCCCGTTTTCTTGGACGTTGCTGGGCGACGACTTCCAGTCCCACGCCCTCTGCGGGACGCGCCAGGCGGCGGCGCCGTAATTGGCCGTCACGTAGTCCAGCGTCTCGCACGGGACTCCCACTCGGACCTCGGCCAGCTCGGCCCAGCACAGCGAGAAGTGCGGGAACGCGTACCTGCGGCGCCAGAGGAACGGACGCGTTCACAAAcacggccgccgccgccgtcgtcgtcggGGCCACCTACTTGAACTTTCTGCCGCTCTTGGCCTGCGTGCCGCCGTTCCAGCTCAGGTGGCCGTCCcgatagaagaagaagacgtcTAGCTTGACGCCGTCCCTCACGAAGGACAACTCCAGACTGTCCTCCGCCTGACCGCCAAAATCAAACACCAGATGGGAGACGTTCTAAAATAAAACTCATCAAACGAAGGAAGTTTAAAGGTTAAAACCCTCATGAAATCGACAGTCACCTTGCCGAACTTGTGTTTGAGTGACAGGCCAACGTCCCGGAAGGCCGTGATGACGTCGGGGCGGAAGTCGCCGATGAAGATCCCGATGTCCACGTCGCGGCTGTACGAGATGAAGCCGCATTGCCGGAACCAGCCTGCGGGCGGCCACACGGCTGCGATATGAGCTGCTTCTGCCGCCGTCAGCGATTGTTTCATcacttatttctttttctttttttttcatgaattttctTTCAGCAATAAGTAACTAACAAAACGTTAGTGAGGGGGCGCTCATGCAATGAGAAATCAAATCCAGCCATTGTCCTTATTATCTGTTAGTGATGGCAGCGTCCCCGTTTTCTATGTtcaggccatccatccatcttctttaccgcttctcctcacacgggtcgcgggagccctggagcctatgccagccatcttcgggcgggaggcggggctacaccccgaaccggtcgccggccaatcgcagggcacatagaaacaaacaaccattcgcacctacgggcaatttagagtcttcaaatcaacctaccacgcatgtttttgggatttgggaggaaaccggagaaaagccacgcaggcacggggagagcatgcaaactccacacaggcggggccgggatttgaaccccggtccccagaactgtgaggcagatgtgctaaccggtcgcccaccgtgccgcctatattcAGTCCACTTTTCTCATTCCTTTTCAAATTGTGTCTGTTGTAGTAAGGTTTTCCTTTATCCAGAATTCTTCCACCGCTCCTCGGTCAGGCTTCCACTTCGTACCGTAATCTCGTCATGACTTTTTGCTAACTGATGGCAGCACTTAAAGAAGATACTCGTCCTCTTTTTGTATTGTGTCTCACGATCAATTCCCCAAGTAAAGTATCTGATCGTAACCTGATTTAATGCTACGCAGCGTTAGCCTGCTGaaataataacacattttatttatttagcgcTTTGCAATCATAGTAATGAAGGTTtttgaccaaaataaaaaacctaAAATTGAAAGATTGGTGACGTTTATGAGAAGTGGAAGTTTGGTCACATGCGTTAGTAAAGCTACGTTAGCTTGTTCACCGCTACAATCAGTCCGGACCACGACCGCCATCCATAAACCCgaataatgaaatattaaaatctaACTCAGTTCTGGGGCCTGGGTTTCAATGTGGCGGCTTTTACCCAGGCAGGTTCCGCTGCTGATCCAGAAGGGGACGTGCAGACGTGCGAGCGTTTTGGCGGCCAACCGAAGCAAAGACTTGGCTTTGTTACGAAAGTCCAGCGCCTCGGGAGACGAGTCGTCAGGGTAGAGCTGCGCACACGCAAACGCGTCAGTCGCCGTCATGTGACCAAAATAAGAGGTGAAAGGTCAAACCTGCAGGAAGCGCCGCGCGTCCCGGTAGCGGCACTCCAGGAAGCGAGCGCGCCGATGCTGAGCCAGGAAGTCGGAGATGTTCCGAGGGACGGCGACGTCCAGGCCGTCCACCGCCGTCAGTACCAGCCGCGGCCTGAGGGGGGGGCGCGGCAGAACGGAGGCGTTACTCGTTTCACGCGATCGCCACGCCACGGCGTCGTGACGTCACCTGTCGTAGGCGCCGGCGTGGCGCCCGAACTCCATCAGCGCGAAGGGCGCGAAGCCGCGGTCGGCGTCGGCTTTGAGGCGCAGCGGGCCGTGCCACAAGTAGTCGCCGCTACGCTCGTACAGGATCACCAgctaaaaacaagacaaagcCACAAACGGGGCCTAAGCACTCCGAAAAAGCGACATCGCTCGCTGTCGTCCGCGTGGGCCGAAAAATATCCGCATTTCGGCCTCCAAGAAACTTCGCAAAGGAAGTTCATTTTCTTGTTGCGCCGTCTGTCTACATTGAAGTGATTTCGTACAGgttgcatttgttgttgttcgGTTCAAGTTATACACGTGCATGGCAATTACTTTCAGCTGAATTTAGTGAGGTGGTTCAATTCCAAAAGCAAAACTCTATCTAGAGACATACACTACGCGTGCTCCCGGTGAAATATTGATTTTGTTCAATACGCGTGTAGAACTTTGATGATTATAGCCGACAGAAAATGAAAGCCTCAAATGCACCGTTGCTAGAAACGAGAATATTACGGAACAAACCATAAAGAGGATTTCCAGTgtaggaatttgccctctgaaacgCGCTTCATGAATCGAGatcatgggtgtcaaactcaaggcccgggggccagatgcggcccgccacatcgtttcatgtggcccgcaaaagcaaaacaCGCTCGTCAACTTTTTGCTCAAATccgtacccaaattccaaattgtcgtcataataaacaataatgtttttctgtgagCAAACCCtccttctacagtaacttaaacaatacttgaacaaactattatccttgtgttctgatttcaaaactagatatcccacaatttgttgtgtaatggtcataatatgatttggtgatgacAAATTAAATGGTTACTCTGATCATAACTAGCAGCTCATAACTTACATGGTTACTctaatcataactacaatgcggcccgagaccaAACTGagcttgacacccctgattttcGAGATGATGTATACGTACTGAAAGAAATGGGACTTTTCTGCTGTACTTGTgcacatttgtatttcattttttggtcaacttgacattcatgctcttacgagaaaataaagaaagttacTCCCCAGTTACGCATTATTAGTTGAGTATTTTATTCACTGAATACTAACTGATTCAAGTCATTATTTGGAggatttattttgactttagtCCTATGAGTCGATTCAACTCTGACTTGAGTCCAATTTGTGGCGACTAGCCACCCGGTCAATGACTAGTTCGACAGCCCTGACGCAACGTTTGGCCCCGCCCACCTGGATGAAGTAACCATGTAGGCGGAGCACAAGATGCAGGGGGATGTCCTCCCCGGACAGGAGGTCTAAGCTGGCCAATCTGGGGTCTTCTCCTCGCACCTCCAGCACCTCGAAACCTTTCTCCTCAGCGGCCAATCGGAAGGCGGCCTGCCGAGAAAGCGACTGTGGCAAACGGAGCGGACGAGCGGCCGCCGCGACCGCCGTACTCACGTCGTACGTCCGCGCGCCGGCCAGCAGCCCGAAGGACGTGACGGCTCGCCCGCCGCACAGGAAGCCGCAGCGAGCCCCCGTCGGCGGCCGCTCGCGCTCCAGCGGCCCGAGAACGGCGGGGTCGGCCAGGAACAGCGGCAGGCGGAAACGCCGCGACAGGCGCAGGAACGTCTTCACGCTTTGCTGAGGACACGCCGCGTCGCTCATTAGGCGCAAAGGAAGGCGGCATCTATCTTTTGGGACTCACCCATTGGAGGTGGCTGGCGGTCACGTGACCCGGCGTGCGCGGGCCAGCCTGGGGAAGACATCGCCGGTCACGACAGTcattgtctgtgaaattcagctgGGTAAAACCACTGCAATGACCGACAAGACGCCGGTAGACGGCCGTGAATCTCGGCTCGTCGTGTGCCGGACGAGGGAGAGAAATGGCAACAGCGGGTGGATATGGACCATAGAAACAAGTACGTGTCGCGGGAAGAAGTCGAACTCGTGAGAAAAGTGGACGCAGCTCGTGGAGTGACTGGCCAACGGCAactgacgttcaactcgagccaCGCAGCGTCGCCTACCACGCCTTTCTTAGTTGGATATCTGTCAATAAATCCCCTTTTTCCGTCTCGTTTCTGTGGTttgtggtgtcacaaaagcaacaaatattaaGGATCAAAGTCACCGTCGTGCTTGACACGTTTCtgtaaaagacaaaagaaaaagctgcTTTTTTGGTTTTGGTGAAAGCGAGCTATGTTCGACTGCTGATTGCGAAGGAACGAAACAAGCTCGAAACACTTTATTTTTCCAGATGCTCTTTTTTTCGTTGTCACACAACGCAACAAATAATCTGTGGGTCTGGAAAGATCTGGAAAACAGCAGGTCATATGGCCGAGGTGGGCCAATTAAAACGCCACACATCATAAAATGCTTTGCTCAAATTCATTGTGTGAAACACACTCATCTCAAAACAAAATAGCGTCGCAGGTGTTATAATTGAGCTATTTATTTGGGAACTTCGGTACGTTGTAATTAAGCGACAGCAATTACGTCATTAAGAGTAACGTTCCGAAACTATCTTTCATTTGACTAATGACTCAACTCTATGTAGGTATCTaaaaatccctttgtagtgTTGGGAATAAAAGGCTATGTAACCAATTGTGTTGCTAATCATGCGGCGCGGCGTCGGAccggttagcgcgtctgcctgcttatttcagcaagacaacggcAAACCGCGTTCCGCATgtgttacagcagcgtggcTTCCGACTAAAAGAGTGCGCGTACTGGACTGGACCGGACCGGACCGGACCGGACTGGCCCGGCCCGGCCCGCCTtcagtccagaccggtctcccgttgaaaatgcgtggcgcattacgaagcgtcaaacacgacaacggagaccccggactgtcaagcaagaacgggaaagaattccacctgcagaGCTTCAACGATGAACGcaaacgtttcttgaatgttgttcaaagaaaaggtgatgtaacaccgtggtcAACAccaccctgtcccagctttttggaaacgtgttgcagccatcaaattctaagtttatgatgatttgctcaaaacaatcaagttgatcggTTTggacattaactatcttgtctttgtcgtgtattcaattcaatataggttgaacgttatttgcaaatcattgtattgtgtttttatttatgtttaacacaatgtcccgacttcattggaatcggggttgtaatCGGAAAGGCACAAATCGGGGAGAGGGGATTCGGAAAACTTGTTTTTGAATCAATAACTCAGCGTAACGAAGGATAAAGTTCATGGAATATTCCAAATGATTTGAATCATTTGGCTTACTATAGTAACAAGTAAACGCTTTCATCGCGAGGGGAGTGTGTAGGGGTCTTTAGAG harbors:
- the fktn gene encoding fukutin isoform X2 — protein: MPRVNRTALLALLVASSCVFLLFQLRYYRKYVTKAGPRTPGHVTASHLQWQSVKTFLRLSRRFRLPLFLADPAVLGPLERERPPTGARCGFLCGGRAVTSFGLLAGARTYDAAFRLAAEEKGFEVLEVRGEDPRLASLDLLSGEDIPLHLVLRLHGYFIQLVILYERSGDYLWHGPLRLKADADRGFAPFALMEFGRHAGAYDRPRLVLTAVDGLDVAVPRNISDFLAQHRRARFLECRYRDARRFLQLYPDDSSPEALDFRNKAKSLLRLAAKTLARLHVPFWISSGTCLGWFRQCGFISYSRDVDIGIFIGDFRPDVITAFRDVGLSLKHKFGKAEDSLELSFVRDGVKLDVFFFYRDGHLSWNGGTQAKSGRKFKYAFPHFSLCWAELAEVRVGVPCETLDYVTANYGAAAWRVPQRAWDWKSSPSNVQENGVWPLERWDELIQVY
- the fktn gene encoding fukutin isoform X1, whose product is MPRVNRTALLALLVASSCVFLLFQLRYYRKYVTKAGPRTPGHVTASHLQWQSVKTFLRLSRRFRLPLFLADPAVLGPLERERPPTGARCGFLCGGRAVTSFGLLAGARTYDVSTAVAAAARPLRLPQSLSRQAAFRLAAEEKGFEVLEVRGEDPRLASLDLLSGEDIPLHLVLRLHGYFIQLVILYERSGDYLWHGPLRLKADADRGFAPFALMEFGRHAGAYDRPRLVLTAVDGLDVAVPRNISDFLAQHRRARFLECRYRDARRFLQLYPDDSSPEALDFRNKAKSLLRLAAKTLARLHVPFWISSGTCLGWFRQCGFISYSRDVDIGIFIGDFRPDVITAFRDVGLSLKHKFGKAEDSLELSFVRDGVKLDVFFFYRDGHLSWNGGTQAKSGRKFKYAFPHFSLCWAELAEVRVGVPCETLDYVTANYGAAAWRVPQRAWDWKSSPSNVQENGVWPLERWDELIQVY